The Roseovarius sp. EL26 genome contains the following window.
TTTTCCACACTGCTCACGACTTGGCCAACTCACAAGGAAAGGGCCGCGCCGTCAATGCATGTTCTTCGTCTTTTGATCGCCAGCTTGCTATTAGCGTTTATTCTGGCCTCACCTGCGCGTGCGATTTCGCTGCTGCGAGATCCCGATATCGAATATGCGCTCAAACAGCTGGCCGCCCCGATCCTCAAGGCTGCGGGCCTCAGCCCCTCGCGGATCAGTATTCTGGTCGTGGATGACCGGTCACTGAACGCTTTTGTAGTCGATCAAAACCATATCTTTGTGAATTCCGGATTGATCTTGAAAATGAAAACTCCAGCGATGCTGCAATCTGTGTTGGCACACGAGGCGGGCCATATCGCTAACGGCCACCTGATGCGCCGTCCGATTAACCTACGTAATGCGCGCACCGCCGCAGGAATCGGCGCAGTGCTGGCTGCGGTTGGCGGTGCGGCTGTTGGCAACGGGGCACTGGCGGCAGGCGCTGCGGCCGGGGTACAAGGCTCGGCGCTACGCTCATTCTTTGCTCATACCCGCGCCGAAGAAAATGCCGCTGACCAAAGCGGGTTACGCTACATGGCCAACGCTGGCATCGATCCACAGGGCGCGGTCGAAGTGATTGACTTATTTCGCGGACAAGAGGCCCTATCTGTTGGCCGCCGCGATCCTTACGCCAGCACCCACCCACTGTCTTCGGATCGATATCGCACGGTTAACCAGCTTGCCTCGGCCTATGCCGGCAAGGCCAAGCCGAACCCCGCATCGGATTACTGGTTCGCACGAGCCAAAGGCAAACTGTCTGCTTTCAAACGTTCGCCAAAATGGACATTGACCCGCGCAGGAGAAAGCGGATTTTCTGATGTGAAATACATGCGGCAAGCCGTGGCCAACCATCTACGGTCAAAAACTAAGAAATCAATCAGTGCAATAAACATGGCCATCGCCGCCCGCCCGAAAGACCCTTATTATTACGAACTCAAAGGTCAAATCCTGATGGAAAGCCGTCAATTCTCCGCAGCCGCCTCAGCCTATGGCACAGCGGCCAACTTGGCCCCTAAAAATGCCTTGATCCTTGGTTCATATGGTCGTGCTTTAATGGCACAGGGTCAGATCAAGAAAGCGACACAGTATCTGGAGAAGTCCCGCGCTTTGGACGCGCGTGACATCCGGGTTATGCGCGATTTGGCCAGTGCTTATGCCAAACAGGGCAACAATGGCATGGCCTCATTAATGACTGCCGAACGTTATGCGCTGTCAGGTCGCTTGCACGACGCAGGTGTTCATGCCAAACGCGCGTCAGACCTTTTGCCTCGGGGCTCGACCGGTTGGCGGCGCGCTCAAGATGTCTTATCTGCATCTGAGGCAGTCTCGAAAAAACGGAGAAAGAAATGATGTTGAAGTCAACCCTCAGTGCGATGGCACTTGCCACGACCTGCCTTGCCTTGCCAGTACAAGCGCTGGATCTCGACAGCATGTCCGAGGCTGAACGAGAGGCGTTTCGCACCGAAATACGAGCTTATCTTCTTGAAAACCCCGAAGTGATCATGGAGGCAGTCGCCGTGTTAGAACAACGCGAGGCCGCAGCACAGCAACAAGATGACGTCGCACTGGTCGAGCAAAATCGCGAAGCTCTGTTTGATGACGGCCATTCCTGGGTTGGTGGCAATCTTGAGGGTGACATAACACTGGTTGAGTTCATGGATTATCGCTGTGGTTACTGCAAACGCGCCTCTCCCGAGGTCGAAGCGCTGTTGGCCGCGGATGGCAACATCAAACTTGTGATCAAAGAATACCCAATTCTGGGCGAAGCCTCGGTTCTCGCCTCTCGCTTTGCTATCGCTACACAGCAAGTCGCAGGCGAGGACAGTTATAAAGCCCTGCACGATGCGCTAATCGCGTTCAATGGCGATATTACAGAGCCCGCGCTGCGTCGCTTGGGCAATGCACTTGAATTGGACACGGTGGCCATCCTTGCCCATATGAGCAGCCCTGAAGTCGATCAGGTGATCGCCGAAAACCATCAGTTGGCGCAAAAGCTGAATATCACTGGGACGCCATCATTTGTGATGGAAGATCAGATGCTTCGTGGATTTCTGCCCGCTGATGCCATGCAGCAGATGGCGGCGCAAATCAGAACGCAATAAAACACGACAAGCGCTTCGCAGTTATTCCGCTGCGGAGCGTTCTTCGATCTGTTCTTTGTCTAGTTCAGCGGCGCGCTTCTCGACCTCTTCCACAATATGTTCGACCATTTGATCATTGCTCATCTTGTGACTGGCCTTGCCAGCGAGATACACCATGCCATTGCCAGCCCCACCACCGGTGAAACCGACATCCGTCATCAACGCCTCGCCGGGGCCATTCACAACGCAGCCGATGATGCTCAGGCTCATTGGTGTTTTTATATGTTCAAGGCGTTTTTCAAGCGTTTCGACAGTTTTGATCACATCGAATCCTTGCCGCGCACAGCTCGGGCAGGAAATGATATTCACACCGCGATGGCGCAGGCCAAGCGATTTCAGGATCTCATAGCCAACCTTGACCTCTTCTACCGGATCAGCAGATAGGGAAACGCGAATTGTATCGCCGATGCCCATCCACAACAGATTTCCCATACCGATGGCCGATTTGATCGTTCCGCTGGTCAGACCACCGGCCTCGGTAATACCAAGATGAATCGGCGCATCCGTGGCCTCAGCCAGCTGTTGATAGGCTGCTGCAGCCATAAAGACATCACTGGCCTTCACACTGATCTTAAACTCATGAAAATCATGATCTTGCAGGATTCGAATATGATCCAAACCAGATTCAACCATCGCTTCAGGGCATGGCTCACCGTATTTGTCCAAAAGATGCTTTTCCAACGATCCCGCATTCACACCGATCCGGATAGAGCAGCCATGATCGCGCGCAGCTGAGATCACTTCGCGCACACGGTCAGCGCTACCAATGTTACCCGGGTTGATCCGCAAGCAAGCAGCCCCTGCTTCGGCTGCTTCGATCCCGCGTTTGTAATGGAAATGTATGTCTGCAACGATGGGTACCGGGCTTTCAGCCACAATATATTTGAGCGCTTTGGCGCTGTCCTCATCGGGAACGGAAATTCGGACGATATCCGCCCCTGCCTCAGCTGCGGCTTGCACTTGCGCCACCGTTGCCGCGACATCTCGGGTGTCGGTGTTGGTCATCGTCTGCACGCTAATTGGCGCGCCCCCTCCGACAGCTACGTTGCCCACGTGAATTTGACGACTTTCACGGCGATAAATATTGCGCCAAGGACGGATATGATTCAGCGACATTACAAACCCCATGCCGGATACAGACAGTTATGTCTTAGATAGGCACACTACCGGTCGCAGGCAATCGACAATTCTGGGTTATTCTTCCGGCGTGTCATCTTCGACCGGTGCCGTATTCAGCGCCGCGACATATTTGAACAGATCCTGATCCTGCTCTGGCGCTGCATCGCTATAGGCATCGGTGATAGTTTCCGCATCCAACTTCAGATCAGAGGTAACTGAACCGCGCGCGCCTGCAGGACCATAGAGCTTCCCATCAACCTGAAAATAAACCCCACCGGATTCACCAATTTTGGCGACTTGCGCTTCTTCAGTTGCTGGCACGTCATAAGATTCGCCAGCTTTCATCACCGTTTCATAAACAATGCTTCCATTGGCAGCGCGAACGCGCACCCAAGATGGGCGCACCGCGACCATTTGCAATCCGGGTAATGGATCTTTGAGCACCTGAGGACTGGGCAAAGGATCATGCGGATTAGCTGTCAGACGTTCGGCAGCAGAACTTGTGTCTGTTTGTGGCAGGCCCGGGCGCAACGCGCCAACCTGTCTGGGGTCCAGTGTCGAAATCGGCGCATCCCGCGCGATCAATACAGGCACATCCAGCGCCTCAGGGCGATACAAACGATCCAGCTTATCTTCTGCTGGGGCGCGGAAAATTGTGCCATTTTCTGTCAGCTGCGGGCTATCCTCAAACACCTGACCATTACCAGCCAGTGGATCAAGATCAGCTAAAACGTCTGGTGTGTTCTCGACCGGTGCAAATTGCACGCGCTGCACTTCGTTCAAAACAGCCCAGCCGCCATAACCGATCCCAGCGATCAATGCGCCAAGAACTAATACCGATCCAATGGCACCCGGTTCAATTCTGGACAAAAAGCCATCGTTGGCATGCATATAAGCTGGTGCCTGCCCAAACAACGGATCATCAATGCGAGTGGATTTTTTCAGAACACCAGTGTTCTTGCGGATTGTAGATGCTTCGGCTGACATGCCGTGCGCGATCGAGAAACCGCTTTCAGTGCAAAAGTCACTGAATGCCTGATCAGGATTCATGCCAAGATAGCGCGCGTAAGAACGGACATATCCCGGAATGAAGCCCGGAGTATCGAATGCATCCGGGTCAGAATTTTCTATGGCTGCAATATATGGAGCCTTGATTCGCAGCTCTCGCTCTACATCCAGCAACGATTTTCCCATCGTTGCCCGCTCACCGCGCATGGTATCACCAAGACGCAGTTGAAAGTCGTCAAACCCCTTTGGTTCAACGTCCCGAACACTATCTTTGCGCGTAGATCGACGCCCGATCATGCAGCCTGCCCCTTATTAACTTAAATGACACCCCAAAGTCCCGATTCGAGCGTCACCCGTTTTCTTTAGATCAGACTAACATATTTCAAGTTAATTTGCACTTTTGATGGCATCATCCTGTCATTTCGGCGCGATTCAGCGCGCAATGGCTCCATAATTCATCCATCGCCTGCACTAGACGGTTCATTTCATCCGGCCCGTGCACCGGAGAAGGGGTGAAACGCAGACGCTCAGTTCCGCGTGGAACGGTAGGGAAGTTGATCGGCTGTGCATAAATTCCGTACCGTTCAAGCAGCATATCACTAAGGATTTTGGTATGCACAGGGTTACCCACCATCACCGGCACGATATGTGACCCGTGATCAATCAACGGCATCCCGAGCCCCTTGAAGCGCAATTTTAAGATTTTTGCCTGCGTTTGTTGTTGATCGCGTAGATCCTGATCCCGCTTGAGGTGTGCAACGCTAGCAGCTGCCCCGGCTGCAACAGCAGGCGGCAAAGACGTCGTAAAGATAAAACCCGGTGCATAAGAGCGGATCGCGTCGCACATTTTCTCACTTGCTGCGATATAGCCCCCCATCACGCCAAACGCCTTGGCCAATGTGCCATTGATAATGTCCAGCCGGTGCATCAGGCGATCACGTTCCGCCACGCCACCACCGCGTGGGCCATACATGCCCACAGCGTGAACTTCATCGATATAAGTCAGTGCGCCAAATTCATCTGCCAGATCGCAGATCTCTTCAATAGGGCCAAAATCACCGTCCATCGAATAAATCGATTCAAAGGCAATCAACTTTGGCGCATTCGGATCATCAGCCTCGATCAACTCGCGCAGATGCGCCAGATCATTATGGCGGAAAATCCTTTTTGCGCCGCCATTACGACGCACCCCTTCGATCATCGAGGCATGGTTGCGTTCATCACTATAGATGATCAGTCCCGGAAACAGCTTTGGCAGCGTGCTCAGTGTGGCATCATTCGCAATATAGGCACTGGTGAACAGCAAAGCGGATTCTTTGCCATGCAAATCAGCCAGTTCAGCCTCTAGCTGCTTATGATAAACGGTTGTGCCAGAAATATTGCGTGTTCCGCCCGACCCCGCACCAGTCGCATCAAGCGCTTCGTGCATTGCATTCAAAACAACCGGATGTTGCCCCATGCCTAAGTAATCATTGCCACACCAAACAGTGATCGGGCGTTCATCACCATCAGGGTGCCGCCAGACAGCATGCGGGAACTGACCTTTCTTGCGTTCAATATCAATAAAAGTCCGGTAGCGACCTTCATCATGCAAGCGGGCAATCGCCTCATCCAGTTTTGCTGTGTAGTCCAAAGGGCATCCCCTAGTCGTGTTGCGCGCCGCGCTCTGGCTTGGCTTTATTAAGCTTTTAGACAGAGTCGGACAGTTTTTCCAGTCATAGGTCTTATAACTCGTTCACAAAAGGCTACAAAATGCCGCTGCTACTGCCTTGATCCGGATCAAACTCTGGACAGTAAGGCGCGGCCTGATACCTTCGCCGCCAAATAAACACCTCGAGCCGGAGCAAAAGATGTCCATTGACGCCATATTATCCCACATCGACGACCAAATGCCCAACGCCCTTGAGCGCCTTAAGGGATTGCTGCGAATTCCATCAATTTCAACTGATCCGGCCTATGCTCAGCATTGTCAGGACGCCGCTGACTGGTTGGTCAATGACCTGCGCGACATTGGGGTAAGTGCAGAAAAGCGCCTAACCCCTGGGCACCCAATGGTTGTTGGCCACTACGGGGACAGCGCCTCTGAATCCGGGCCGCATCTTTTGTTTTATGGCCACTATGACGTACAGCCGGTTGATCCTCTTGATCTGTGGAACAGTGATCCATTTGACCCGCAGATCGAAAACACGGCAAACGGCCCAGTCATTCGCGGCCGGGGTGCATCCGACGACAAAGGACAGCTGATGACCTTTGTAGAGGCCTGTCGCGCCTACAAAGCCGTGACAGGCACCCTCCCCTGTCGCATCACATTTTTCTTTGAAGGTGAAGAAGAATCCGGCTCACCGTCACTTATTCCCTTTCTCAAAGAAAACGCCGACGAATTAACTGCAGATATCGCGTTGGTATGCGACACGTCTATGGTCTCGCCCGGGGTGCCATCAATTTCATCGCAACTGCGCGGCATGCTGAAAGATGAGTTCACCATTCATGGCCCCCGGATTGACCTGCATTCCGGTCATTATGGCGGCCCCGGATTAAACCCGCTCAAGGAGATTTCGCGAATCATCGCGACCTTTCATGATGACCAAGGACGTGTTGCCGTCGAAAATTTCTATGATGGCGTGCAAGAAGTGCCCGCCGAATTGTTGCGACAATGGGAAAACTGTGGGTTCGATGAGGAAACATACCTCAGCTCTGTTGGCTTCACGCAACCACACGGAGAAGTCGGATATTCCACATTGGTTCAGCAGTGGGCACGCCCAACATTAGAGATCAACGGGCTCTGGGGGGGATATCAGGGCGTGGGGTCAAAAACTGTCATCCCAGCCGAGGCTCATTGCAAATTGACCTGCCGTTTAGTGGGCGACATGGACCCCGACATCGTGCGTGATGCGGTGCGCAAACACGTCGAAGACCGCCTCTCTACGGATGCACGCATCACTTGGAACAACGATCTTGAGGGCTCTCCTGCCTCGGTCATGAATATCGACCGGCCAGAATTTGAACGCGCCCGACAGGCACTGTCGGACGAATGGAACCGAGAAGCGGTTTTTGCAGGCATGGGCGGCTCGATCCCGGTCACACGGTTTTTCACTGATATCCTTAGCCTTGATTCCATGTTGATCGGTTTTGCTCAGGATGATGATGCAATTCATAGCCCCAATGAAAAGTATGACGTGGAAAGTTTTCACAAAGGCATTCGTAGCTGGGCCCGTGTTCTGGACAAGCTTAACAAGGCGTAAAATGCGACCCTAAGGCCATGAAATATCTTTATTCTCATGGCCTTGAACGCCACACTTATTCTTTAGGAATATATTTTATTTATATTTCTTAAGGAAAGTGATGGCGCGGTTGACGGGGCTCGAACCCGCGACCCCCGGCGTGACAGGCCGGTACTCTAACCAACTGAGCTACAACCGCGCATAACGCATCTGGCTTTGTTCAGGCAGTGATGGCGCGGTTGACGGGGCTCGAACCCGCGACCCCCGGCGTGACAGGCCGGTACTCTAACCAACTGAGCTACAACCGCTCACTGCGCGCCCAAAGCCTTGGACGTGTTGCGCTTCATATGATGGTGCTCTCGCCCCGTCAAGCGCCCATGAGATGAAATTCCACATTCTTTTTACGGCATCCCGGATTTTTCACAGATCCACTGTGCGACACTCAATGCCAGTGCTTCACCAGCCGCTCCAGCGCAGACTTACCACCGACACATTCAAAGATTTGCAGCGGTGCAGCCTGCTGTTGTGGATTGTCACGTTCAATTGCCTAATTCAGAAACAATTTACGGCCTTTTCGGTTGATCTATATCGTCTCTTTCAATCTGATTTTTGGTAAATGACAAAAAAGTCAAACTCCTCTTTTCCGTCATCTGATACGTTTTTACTCGCCATTTAACGATACCGTTACCACTTAAAGCGTAATCAGTATTTGACGCAACGGGTAAAACGTAAGTATAAGTGACTAGCAGTCCGCAATTTGGGATTACAGGTAAAGTGCTTGATTTTCACGAAAGACTAAAATCCTATATTCGGGATTCAGATTATGACTACAAAAGCCTGTCTCTCGAGATCGGGCAAGGTGAGAGATATATCTCCAATCTGCTCTCTTCTAAGAGTGACCCAGGCTACACCAGCGTGGTCAAAATGTGCTCGGCGTTAGGATTAACCCCCAATCAGCTGGCTGGTCTTGATAACCAGATCACACTCTCAAGCAACGATGTCGATAATCGCGTTGTCAGCGCACATGCTGAACGCATCTTGACTGCGGTCACCCGCGAAGCACAGCGCAAACTGACACGCCGCGGTGTCGGCCCATTGATTGATGACGTGCTGACATGGTGGCACCAACAAAACGGACTGCTCTCCAATTTTGACGGTCTTGCAGATCATGTTGATCTGTACTTGCCGCCAGAGCCAGATTCCAAACTACCTCTACCCTATTCAGTGGGCGAAAAAAGTCTGGCGACGGTTTGCTTTGGTATCAAGTCCGTGGAGCACCTGAAGTATCTATTTACCACCTTTGATGACAACCTGTGCGAAAGCGTCAGCATGGCCCATGTAGAGACTTCAAAAGGTGATCCGCAGCTTTCCATTCAGGAAATTGACGTCAATCTGCCAGGATACAGCTTCCCATTACGTTTCAGCTACAAGCGGTTGCTCTTGCCTGTGCATGACGGCCGAGGCACCAACTATGTTCTGAATTACTCACAAGCTCTCGAGTGATCTCGAATAGTGATGCATCATATGGGATAAGTGGCCCTCCGGCAGTGCCACCAACCATTCTGTATCTCCACGCCCCTGTGGCACCGGTTGCGCCCAACGCGCTACACCAGGCAACTGGATGGTAAATCCGTAATTGGTGGCAAATCCTGCCCTAACATCACGATCACGCATCATTGCGTAAATCCAGTCCACAGGCCATTTGGCCGCGATACACGTATGCATCAGCATCATCAGATAACGCAGGCGTTGGCGTGATCCACGCCGGTCAGGACGCACAAAAAGTTCTCCGATATAGGCCATACGGCCATAAAAACCGGGCGGCAACGCATGGGTGAAGTCCAGCAGCGTCTGGCCATCTTCATTTGGATAATGCCGGTCCATGGTACGCATCATGTATTCACGCATCGATTCGCGACCAACATTGTCATAACGCGCGGCCAGAGAAACGATATACTCGCCCTCTTCACGCATGAACAACCACAAGCCACTTTCCTCAGTAAAATCGTTGTAGCGTGACGACAGCTTTGGGGTCAGCCCAGGTTTACCCATCGCTTCTGTCATCTGCTCTGCCAGCACGAAATCAGTGATCATCTCAACTTCGATGCCGTCTTCGGCAAGCGCGCCAAGACATTCGCCTCCGACCTTGATCAGGTCTAAAGAATTCCCCACTGCCCGTTCCTCACTTTTAATCCGGAGGGTTTAATTTGACACAATATACTCAATACACCTCATGTCATTTCCTAGACGGAAAGCGACCAAAGGGCCAAGGAATGTTTCGGAATTTGGGCGTAATTGAGGCGGATCGGTATCTTTTCGACACATAATTCCCCCTTAAAGTGAAGGCGCAATAGCACTACGCTTATGAATTGAACGTAACAAAAATCGCAAACTCAAAATACGCAACAATGAGAAAAAATTTGATGAAATATGCCAGTTATGGAAACAAAATCACTGGTAATATAATTGTTAGGTTTAAATTTTTCCCATCACAGTGTAATATTATGGCGTAATCATGTGTCCATAGTACTGGATGAAATTGCGCGGCCAAACATGTATGTAGAGTATCCGCCATGCCCACACTTACAGTTTATCAGCTCAACGGTGATCCATTCTTTAATACGGATGTAACCATCACAGATGAATTCGTTGTTGACGTCACAGACGACGACACGACGTTAGATGGGAACGATACCAACTCTGCACAATTTACAGTTACTCCTGCTCTCGCAGCGGCAGGCTTCACTGGAACATCTCAAAACTTCGGTACATTTGAAACTTATAGTGGCAGCGTTGGCGGTACCCCAGTTACATTTACATTGCTCCAATTTAACGGCGCTCAGTTTATGGTCGTCACCTCCGGGCCAGCGGGCCTAAATATTAATGACACAATCACAGGAACGGCCAACGGCAGCATAACAACCCCTCCGCCGACTCCATATACCAGCCTCCCTGACTTCACCTGCTTTACTGAGGGTTCCCGAATTCTGACTGCTTCAGGGCAACAAGCCATTGAAACCCTGAAACCCGGAGAACAGGTTTTGGTCTCAGATGGAACATTACAAACTGTGCGCTGGATCGGTCGTAGAACATTGTCTGCAAACGATCTTAGACGGCACCCCCACCTCAAACCGATCCGCATCAAAGCCGGAACTTTTGGGCATAATATGCCCGCCATTGATGTTCTAGTCTCTCCGCAGCACCGCATCGCCATTACGTCACCAGACATGGAGCTGTTGTTTGAAGAAACCCAGATGCTGGCAACTGCAAATTCCTTGATCGACGGAGGTGATGTCCTGCAAGATGAGCAGGCGTCTGCTGTGACGTATATACACATTCTTTTCGACCAACATCAGTTAGTAAATGTTGAGGGGTTTTGGTCTGAATCTTTTTATCCGGGGCCATGCTCAATGGATGCTATGGCACTAGAAACTAGAAACGAATTACTAGAAATTTTCCCGATTCTCGCTGACAAACACATCGGCTACGGGCCTACAATTCTTCCGGTTCTCAAACCATTTGAGGTCGCACTAATACAAAACACGATGACACTTCCTCTGTTTACAAGATCAGCGCTTCACTAGAGATCACGTATCCAACCGGGGTTGTTATGGTGCGGGCGGTGGGACTCGAACCCACACGGGCACAAGGCCCAACAGATTTTAAGTTTTTCTTTAACGCATTTTTTACAACCTTTTGCGCCTTATAGTGGTCCGCAACCTCATATAAACACGACATAAAACTCTTATGCGCCTCACCACCACCTGAGGCGATCTAATCAGAATCGGGCCCGAGTTCGGGCTAATCGTCAGATTGCATAGGAGAAACGCCTCATGGCAACCAAACTCACGCAAAGCGTAGTGGACAAAATCCGCCACGACCAAGAAGCAGGCAAACAGATATATGACGCTTCTGTAAGCGGCCTTCGGATCGTTATCGGCAAGATGAGCGCCAGTTACAAATTGGTGGGCCGTATCAATGACGGAACCGACCGCTATATCTCACTTCTCATTGGTCGCACTGACGAGGTGTCGTTAAAAACAGCCCGAGAACGCGCTCACGAGCTAAGAACGATACTCCGCCGCGGCGAAGACCCGAGAGCAACTAAGACAAGGATACCAAACCTCAAAGAGGTTGCAGACGCATACTTTGCGACACGCGGTCAGGAACTCAGCACTCGGACCTTGGCTTGGTACAAACAGAAGGTAGACGGGGCGCTTTCAACACTGAAGAAATTACCCGTAGATCGGATTGATCGAACAACAGTACGTGCGTTGCATGAAAAGCTGACCCGTAAAACCGGCCCCTGTGGCGCCAACGGCGCAATGCGCGTTCTGAAGCTGCTGATCAATGACGCCGCCAGAACGCTTGACTTGCCGCCAAACCCTGTAACACGTGGTGTTCGGATGAACCAAGAGAGGCCGAGGGATTGGGCAATTGGACCAGATGACATGCCTTCGCTCTGGCGTCAGTTGGATGACTTGGAAGACCGTGTTCGTCGTTGCTGTTGGTTGGCAATGTTGCTGACAGGGCTTCGCTCAAAGGACGCCAGGTCAATGAAGTGGGAACATCTTGATCAAGACGGCGTGCTGACCGTACCATCGCCAAAAGGTGGTGAGGTCAAAGCCTTCAAACTGCCCCTGCCTCGGCTTCTCGTACAAGAACTGGGCGAGGTTCGTGATCTGACAAGGCCACTGGAAAGTCCATTTATCTTCCCCTCTTCGACATCAAATAGCGGCCATATAGAACAGATGTGCCGAACCAAAGGCTTTCCCTATGCGCCTCACATGATGCGCCACACCTATCGGACGCACGCGATGGAGGCAGGGGTGGATTTTCAGACGGTGACTCTACTGCTGAACCACGCCAATCCGCATGTTTCGTTCAACTATGTAACGCGCGCGCATTTGTTGGGACATATGCGGGAGGCACAAGAGGGGGTTTGTGCCAGATTGTCCTCGTTTAGATGATCCAGAAAAGTGAACGTAAACACACTACTCCGCCACTTCGCCTCGGTCTGACAAGTATTCGAAGGCCTCAGCAGAAGACATTTCGATTAGTGCTTCTACGAAGGCATCGGGCACTTGGCAAACTTCCACACTCTTTACTGAGTGGACACCAATTAATCTGAGCGCCCTTTTA
Protein-coding sequences here:
- a CDS encoding helix-turn-helix domain-containing protein; amino-acid sequence: MIGRRSTRKDSVRDVEPKGFDDFQLRLGDTMRGERATMGKSLLDVERELRIKAPYIAAIENSDPDAFDTPGFIPGYVRSYARYLGMNPDQAFSDFCTESGFSIAHGMSAEASTIRKNTGVLKKSTRIDDPLFGQAPAYMHANDGFLSRIEPGAIGSVLVLGALIAGIGYGGWAVLNEVQRVQFAPVENTPDVLADLDPLAGNGQVFEDSPQLTENGTIFRAPAEDKLDRLYRPEALDVPVLIARDAPISTLDPRQVGALRPGLPQTDTSSAAERLTANPHDPLPSPQVLKDPLPGLQMVAVRPSWVRVRAANGSIVYETVMKAGESYDVPATEEAQVAKIGESGGVYFQVDGKLYGPAGARGSVTSDLKLDAETITDAYSDAAPEQDQDLFKYVAALNTAPVEDDTPEE
- the hemA gene encoding 5-aminolevulinate synthase encodes the protein MDYTAKLDEAIARLHDEGRYRTFIDIERKKGQFPHAVWRHPDGDERPITVWCGNDYLGMGQHPVVLNAMHEALDATGAGSGGTRNISGTTVYHKQLEAELADLHGKESALLFTSAYIANDATLSTLPKLFPGLIIYSDERNHASMIEGVRRNGGAKRIFRHNDLAHLRELIEADDPNAPKLIAFESIYSMDGDFGPIEEICDLADEFGALTYIDEVHAVGMYGPRGGGVAERDRLMHRLDIINGTLAKAFGVMGGYIAASEKMCDAIRSYAPGFIFTTSLPPAVAAGAAASVAHLKRDQDLRDQQQTQAKILKLRFKGLGMPLIDHGSHIVPVMVGNPVHTKILSDMLLERYGIYAQPINFPTVPRGTERLRFTPSPVHGPDEMNRLVQAMDELWSHCALNRAEMTG
- a CDS encoding helix-turn-helix transcriptional regulator, whose translation is MLDFHERLKSYIRDSDYDYKSLSLEIGQGERYISNLLSSKSDPGYTSVVKMCSALGLTPNQLAGLDNQITLSSNDVDNRVVSAHAERILTAVTREAQRKLTRRGVGPLIDDVLTWWHQQNGLLSNFDGLADHVDLYLPPEPDSKLPLPYSVGEKSLATVCFGIKSVEHLKYLFTTFDDNLCESVSMAHVETSKGDPQLSIQEIDVNLPGYSFPLRFSYKRLLLPVHDGRGTNYVLNYSQALE
- a CDS encoding DsbA family protein yields the protein MMLKSTLSAMALATTCLALPVQALDLDSMSEAEREAFRTEIRAYLLENPEVIMEAVAVLEQREAAAQQQDDVALVEQNREALFDDGHSWVGGNLEGDITLVEFMDYRCGYCKRASPEVEALLAADGNIKLVIKEYPILGEASVLASRFAIATQQVAGEDSYKALHDALIAFNGDITEPALRRLGNALELDTVAILAHMSSPEVDQVIAENHQLAQKLNITGTPSFVMEDQMLRGFLPADAMQQMAAQIRTQ
- the ispG gene encoding flavodoxin-dependent (E)-4-hydroxy-3-methylbut-2-enyl-diphosphate synthase; this translates as MSLNHIRPWRNIYRRESRQIHVGNVAVGGGAPISVQTMTNTDTRDVAATVAQVQAAAEAGADIVRISVPDEDSAKALKYIVAESPVPIVADIHFHYKRGIEAAEAGAACLRINPGNIGSADRVREVISAARDHGCSIRIGVNAGSLEKHLLDKYGEPCPEAMVESGLDHIRILQDHDFHEFKISVKASDVFMAAAAYQQLAEATDAPIHLGITEAGGLTSGTIKSAIGMGNLLWMGIGDTIRVSLSADPVEEVKVGYEILKSLGLRHRGVNIISCPSCARQGFDVIKTVETLEKRLEHIKTPMSLSIIGCVVNGPGEALMTDVGFTGGGAGNGMVYLAGKASHKMSNDQMVEHIVEEVEKRAAELDKEQIEERSAAE
- a CDS encoding M20/M25/M40 family metallo-hydrolase; the protein is MSIDAILSHIDDQMPNALERLKGLLRIPSISTDPAYAQHCQDAADWLVNDLRDIGVSAEKRLTPGHPMVVGHYGDSASESGPHLLFYGHYDVQPVDPLDLWNSDPFDPQIENTANGPVIRGRGASDDKGQLMTFVEACRAYKAVTGTLPCRITFFFEGEEESGSPSLIPFLKENADELTADIALVCDTSMVSPGVPSISSQLRGMLKDEFTIHGPRIDLHSGHYGGPGLNPLKEISRIIATFHDDQGRVAVENFYDGVQEVPAELLRQWENCGFDEETYLSSVGFTQPHGEVGYSTLVQQWARPTLEINGLWGGYQGVGSKTVIPAEAHCKLTCRLVGDMDPDIVRDAVRKHVEDRLSTDARITWNNDLEGSPASVMNIDRPEFERARQALSDEWNREAVFAGMGGSIPVTRFFTDILSLDSMLIGFAQDDDAIHSPNEKYDVESFHKGIRSWARVLDKLNKA
- a CDS encoding M48 family metalloprotease is translated as MHVLRLLIASLLLAFILASPARAISLLRDPDIEYALKQLAAPILKAAGLSPSRISILVVDDRSLNAFVVDQNHIFVNSGLILKMKTPAMLQSVLAHEAGHIANGHLMRRPINLRNARTAAGIGAVLAAVGGAAVGNGALAAGAAAGVQGSALRSFFAHTRAEENAADQSGLRYMANAGIDPQGAVEVIDLFRGQEALSVGRRDPYASTHPLSSDRYRTVNQLASAYAGKAKPNPASDYWFARAKGKLSAFKRSPKWTLTRAGESGFSDVKYMRQAVANHLRSKTKKSISAINMAIAARPKDPYYYELKGQILMESRQFSAAASAYGTAANLAPKNALILGSYGRALMAQGQIKKATQYLEKSRALDARDIRVMRDLASAYAKQGNNGMASLMTAERYALSGRLHDAGVHAKRASDLLPRGSTGWRRAQDVLSASEAVSKKRRKK